From a region of the Paraburkholderia hospita genome:
- a CDS encoding YadA family autotransporter adhesin has protein sequence MKITNEMTQKPTAIRRAMLNECGAPDATRTSIIALFALASFLWLSATVDANAGVMMGNGASTVDATGVALGDTSFAGSDATAVGDTSTASVNNATSIGAHSRAMAASATSLGDTAQANAARSLALGANSMATFSNSVALGFGSVTLYGAQTGYTAFGLDAPQTSVGEVNVGNRTISGVAAGRVDQDAVNVAQLKAVASRIDGAVMYDRNPDGSVNRDSVTLQGDPASGGTQIHNVADAVYAHDAVNLGQLSTLLGDAVANVTVNTSNPMFSSEGSPATEPALASGTRSVAAGANAQASGANAVALGAGSNASADNSVALGQGSVADRSNTVSVGAAGQERQITNVAAGVQGTDAVNVNQLNQGVSGAVGQAKAYTDDQVRSARKDGYGGAAAAIAMAGLPQAVLPGRGMVAMAAGTYGGQSAMALGVSKLSDTGKWAYKLQGTASTRGELGGSIGAGMHW, from the coding sequence ATGAAAATAACGAATGAAATGACGCAGAAACCAACCGCAATCCGTCGCGCGATGTTGAACGAATGCGGTGCGCCGGATGCAACACGCACTTCGATCATCGCGCTTTTTGCGCTTGCGAGTTTCTTGTGGCTGTCCGCGACGGTTGACGCCAATGCGGGCGTCATGATGGGCAACGGCGCAAGCACCGTCGACGCCACTGGCGTGGCGCTTGGCGACACGTCGTTTGCCGGCTCGGATGCGACGGCCGTCGGCGATACGTCGACGGCAAGCGTCAACAACGCCACGTCTATCGGCGCGCATTCGCGTGCGATGGCGGCGTCGGCCACCTCGCTGGGCGACACCGCGCAGGCAAACGCCGCCCGGTCGCTGGCGCTGGGCGCCAATTCGATGGCGACATTCAGCAACAGCGTGGCGCTCGGTTTCGGCTCTGTGACGCTGTACGGCGCGCAAACGGGCTACACCGCGTTCGGGCTGGACGCGCCGCAGACCTCTGTTGGTGAGGTCAACGTCGGCAATCGCACGATCAGCGGCGTGGCGGCGGGCCGCGTCGACCAGGACGCCGTGAACGTCGCGCAACTGAAGGCGGTGGCGAGCAGGATCGATGGCGCCGTGATGTACGACCGTAATCCCGACGGCTCGGTCAACCGCGACAGCGTCACGCTGCAGGGCGATCCTGCCAGCGGCGGTACACAGATCCACAACGTCGCGGATGCCGTCTATGCCCATGACGCCGTGAACCTCGGCCAGCTTTCCACGCTGCTGGGAGACGCCGTCGCCAATGTCACGGTCAACACGTCGAATCCGATGTTCAGTTCCGAAGGCTCCCCCGCCACCGAGCCGGCTCTGGCAAGCGGCACGCGCTCCGTGGCGGCGGGCGCGAACGCGCAGGCAAGCGGCGCGAACGCGGTGGCGCTCGGCGCCGGCTCGAACGCGAGCGCGGACAATTCGGTGGCACTCGGCCAGGGCTCGGTCGCCGATCGCTCGAACACGGTCTCCGTCGGCGCGGCGGGACAGGAACGACAGATCACGAACGTCGCGGCGGGCGTTCAGGGCACGGACGCGGTCAACGTGAACCAGTTGAATCAGGGTGTGAGCGGCGCGGTCGGCCAGGCGAAAGCCTATACCGACGACCAGGTCCGCTCGGCGCGCAAAGACGGCTATGGCGGCGCGGCGGCGGCGATCGCGATGGCGGGCCTGCCGCAAGCTGTGCTGCCGGGCCGCGGGATGGTCGCCATGGCGGCCGGCACGTATGGCGGCCAGTCGGCGATGGCGCTCGGTGTGTCGAAACTATCGGACACGGGCAAATGGGCCTACAAGCTGCAGGGTACGGCGAGCACGCGTGGCGAACTGGGCGGGTCTATCGGGGCCGGCATGCACTGGTAG
- the hrpA gene encoding ATP-dependent RNA helicase HrpA — translation MSNVPKSSAGADTKNAADAAAKDAASPAPRGHQDATRDARGDASRRDVSVNVANAPRSGASAHGDANKQQGANAAKSGAREPRSGTPNRPRDQQGKRGPDQAGGARQQQAPRAQGKPPLDSQGKPQGNPRAGSEPGAEKQRNAPREPGGENQRNAPREPGGENQRNTPREPRKPARVVEPNPIPPITFPEALPVSGRRDEIARAIAGHQVVIVSGETGSGKTTQLPKICLALGRGLGAGGSGLIGHTQPRRIAASATGRRIAEELGTPFGEVVGYKVRFTDNLAPGASVKLMTDGILLAETQTDPLLKAYDTLIIDEAHERSLNIDFLLGYLKEILPKRPDLKLIVTSATIDADRFARHFGSEEKPAPVIEVSGRLYPVEVRYRPVAEDSPAVKSAEGNAGRERGDRPKTQRETDRDLMDAIVEAADELCREGPGDVLVFLPGEREIRDAAEALRKHHPPHTEILPLFARLSAAEQERVFRPSNARRIVLATNVAETSLTVPGIRYVVDTGLARVKRYSYRNKVEQLQVESISQAAANQRAGRCGRVADGICIRLYEETDFQGRVRFTDPEILRSSLASVILRMKSLHLTAIETFPFIEPPPGRAIADGYQLLNELGAVDDDNALTPLGRELARLPLDPRVGRMILGARDQQALREVLIIASALSVQDPRDRPIDAQEQADQAHRKFADERSEFLQWLKIWAWFEEAVAHKKSNRQLTDACKQNFLSHLRLREWRDVHSQLLTVVREHGWRVNDSEATFEQIHLALLTGLLGNIGLKADDEPYYLGARSIKFYLWPGSALVKKAGKWVIAAELVETSRLYARCIAKIEPEWIERVGAHLLKKSLSEPHWEKRAAQVSAFERAMLYGLPVYHRRRVSFGKQDPARARELFIRGALVEGEFDTKLAFFAHNRKLLADIEQLEHKSRRQDVLVDDELIYAFYDQAVPNGIHTGAAFERWYRDEVKKSGQQEDKLRLLYLSRDDLMRHEAAGVTTDLFPKRTTMAGVDMTLTYHFEPGSPRDGVTLAVPLYALNQVDARRVEWLVPGMLKEKTQLLLKSLPQKLRRHVVPLPEYAAGFVERHSGPRFGAGGLLDTVIADVREQTQIATKQSDFKLETLAPHLFMNFKVIDEHGRQLAMGRNLAQLRAELGGQAQQQFQKIASSAAGAALANAGSGGSDAVARGATGGTAGGTAGGVARGASGGGTRGVSAAPHTPAAGEAAAAPGTALYENLTTWNFGKLPELLEIRRGGHTLFGYPALVDRGTHCDVEVFDSPDEAARIHRAGLRRLFALQLREPIKYLEKNLPGLREMAMQFMPRGTQEELRDQLIDTALDRACLQDPLPDDDASFHARKDEGRSRLTLLAQEIARLGGQILGEYSAVVKKLAQAKPFAAAFADMQNQLDALIGKRFIVDTPYTQMTHFPRYLKGIALRIDKLKADSARDARQFAELQPLAQNYQRALAQRGGVPDARLAEFRWLLEELRVSLFAQELRTPMPVSVKRLYKVWESMQR, via the coding sequence ATGTCGAATGTACCCAAAAGCTCCGCTGGAGCCGATACGAAAAACGCGGCTGACGCTGCCGCGAAAGACGCTGCGAGCCCCGCGCCGCGTGGCCATCAGGACGCGACGCGTGACGCGCGCGGCGACGCATCGCGTCGTGACGTTTCCGTGAATGTTGCGAATGCGCCGCGTTCGGGCGCTTCGGCGCACGGCGACGCGAACAAACAGCAAGGCGCAAACGCGGCGAAAAGCGGTGCGCGCGAGCCGCGGAGCGGCACGCCGAACCGGCCGCGGGACCAGCAGGGCAAGCGGGGACCGGATCAGGCAGGTGGCGCCCGCCAACAACAAGCGCCGCGTGCTCAAGGCAAACCGCCGCTCGACTCGCAAGGCAAACCGCAAGGCAACCCACGCGCCGGCAGCGAGCCGGGCGCCGAGAAGCAGCGCAATGCGCCGCGAGAGCCGGGCGGAGAAAATCAGCGCAATGCGCCGCGTGAGCCGGGCGGAGAAAATCAGCGCAACACGCCGCGCGAGCCGCGCAAACCCGCGCGCGTCGTCGAGCCGAATCCGATTCCGCCCATCACGTTCCCCGAGGCGCTGCCCGTCTCGGGCAGACGCGACGAAATCGCGCGTGCGATCGCGGGCCACCAGGTCGTGATCGTCAGCGGCGAGACGGGCTCGGGCAAGACGACGCAGTTGCCGAAAATCTGTCTCGCGCTCGGACGCGGGCTCGGCGCGGGCGGCAGCGGCCTGATCGGTCACACGCAGCCGCGCCGGATCGCGGCATCGGCGACGGGCCGGCGCATTGCCGAGGAACTCGGCACGCCGTTCGGCGAAGTGGTCGGCTACAAGGTGCGTTTCACCGATAATCTCGCGCCGGGTGCGTCCGTCAAGCTGATGACGGACGGCATTCTGCTCGCGGAAACGCAGACCGACCCGCTGCTGAAGGCGTACGACACGCTGATCATCGACGAAGCGCACGAGCGCAGCCTGAACATCGATTTTCTGCTCGGCTATCTAAAAGAGATTTTGCCGAAGCGCCCCGATCTGAAGCTGATCGTGACGTCGGCGACCATCGATGCCGATCGCTTCGCGCGTCATTTTGGCTCTGAAGAAAAGCCCGCGCCTGTGATCGAGGTGAGCGGACGTCTGTATCCCGTCGAGGTCCGCTATCGTCCCGTCGCGGAAGATTCGCCGGCGGTGAAGTCGGCGGAGGGTAATGCGGGCCGGGAGCGTGGCGACCGCCCGAAAACGCAGCGGGAAACCGACCGCGATCTGATGGACGCGATCGTCGAAGCCGCCGACGAGCTGTGCCGCGAAGGCCCCGGCGACGTGCTGGTGTTCCTGCCCGGCGAGCGCGAGATTCGCGACGCGGCGGAAGCGCTGCGCAAGCATCATCCGCCGCACACGGAAATTTTGCCGCTGTTCGCGCGGCTGTCGGCGGCTGAGCAGGAACGCGTGTTCCGTCCGTCGAACGCGCGGCGCATCGTGCTCGCTACCAACGTCGCCGAAACCTCGCTGACGGTGCCGGGTATCCGCTATGTGGTCGACACGGGCCTCGCGCGCGTGAAGCGCTATTCGTACCGCAACAAGGTCGAGCAGCTGCAGGTCGAGTCGATTTCGCAGGCGGCGGCGAACCAGCGGGCAGGGCGTTGCGGGCGTGTCGCCGACGGCATCTGCATTCGTCTTTACGAGGAAACCGATTTCCAGGGTCGCGTGCGCTTCACCGACCCGGAGATTTTGCGATCGTCGCTTGCGTCCGTCATTCTGCGGATGAAGTCGCTGCATCTGACGGCAATCGAAACCTTCCCGTTCATCGAGCCACCGCCCGGCCGCGCGATCGCCGACGGTTATCAACTGCTGAACGAACTCGGTGCCGTCGACGACGACAACGCGCTGACGCCGCTCGGCCGCGAACTCGCGCGCCTGCCGCTCGATCCGCGCGTCGGCCGGATGATTCTCGGCGCGCGCGACCAGCAGGCGCTGCGCGAAGTGCTGATCATCGCGAGCGCGCTGTCCGTGCAGGACCCGCGCGACCGTCCCATCGACGCGCAGGAACAGGCCGACCAGGCGCATCGCAAGTTCGCCGACGAGCGCTCGGAGTTTCTGCAATGGCTGAAGATCTGGGCGTGGTTCGAAGAGGCCGTCGCGCACAAGAAGTCGAACCGGCAGTTAACCGACGCATGCAAGCAGAACTTCCTGTCGCATCTGCGTCTGCGCGAATGGCGCGACGTGCATTCGCAGCTGCTGACCGTCGTGCGCGAGCACGGCTGGCGCGTGAACGACAGCGAAGCGACCTTCGAGCAGATTCATCTCGCGCTCCTGACGGGCCTGCTCGGCAATATCGGTCTGAAGGCCGACGACGAGCCGTACTATCTCGGCGCGCGCAGCATCAAGTTTTATCTGTGGCCCGGCTCGGCGCTCGTGAAGAAGGCGGGCAAGTGGGTGATAGCGGCGGAGCTCGTCGAGACGAGCCGGCTGTACGCGCGCTGCATCGCGAAGATCGAGCCGGAGTGGATCGAGCGCGTCGGCGCGCACCTGTTGAAGAAGTCGCTCTCCGAGCCGCACTGGGAAAAGCGCGCGGCGCAGGTGTCGGCGTTCGAGCGCGCGATGCTGTACGGCTTGCCTGTGTATCACCGGCGGCGCGTCAGTTTCGGCAAGCAGGACCCGGCGCGCGCGCGCGAACTGTTCATCCGCGGTGCGCTGGTTGAAGGCGAGTTCGACACGAAGCTCGCGTTCTTCGCGCACAACCGCAAGCTGCTCGCCGATATCGAACAGCTCGAGCACAAGTCGCGCCGTCAGGATGTGCTGGTCGACGACGAACTGATCTATGCGTTCTACGATCAGGCTGTGCCGAACGGTATCCATACGGGCGCAGCGTTCGAGCGCTGGTATCGCGATGAAGTGAAGAAGAGCGGGCAGCAGGAAGACAAGCTGCGCCTGCTGTATCTGTCGCGCGACGATCTGATGCGTCACGAGGCGGCCGGCGTCACGACCGACCTGTTCCCGAAGCGGACGACGATGGCGGGTGTCGACATGACGCTCACTTATCACTTCGAGCCGGGTTCGCCGCGCGATGGCGTGACGCTCGCCGTGCCGCTGTACGCGCTGAATCAGGTGGATGCGCGGCGCGTCGAGTGGCTCGTGCCCGGCATGCTGAAAGAAAAGACGCAACTGCTGCTCAAGTCGTTGCCGCAGAAGCTGCGCCGTCACGTCGTGCCGTTGCCGGAGTACGCGGCGGGTTTCGTCGAACGGCACAGCGGACCGCGCTTCGGCGCGGGCGGCCTGCTCGACACGGTGATCGCCGATGTCCGCGAGCAGACACAGATCGCGACGAAGCAGTCGGACTTCAAGCTCGAAACGCTCGCGCCGCACCTGTTCATGAACTTCAAGGTGATCGACGAGCACGGGCGGCAGCTCGCGATGGGTCGCAATCTCGCGCAACTGCGGGCGGAGCTGGGCGGTCAGGCGCAGCAGCAGTTCCAGAAAATCGCGTCGAGCGCGGCGGGTGCGGCGCTCGCGAATGCGGGCTCGGGCGGGAGCGATGCCGTTGCGCGCGGAGCAACGGGCGGGACGGCGGGCGGCACCGCAGGCGGGGTGGCGCGTGGGGCGAGCGGCGGCGGTACGCGTGGCGTCTCAGCCGCGCCGCACACGCCCGCTGCGGGCGAAGCGGCGGCCGCACCGGGGACCGCCCTCTATGAAAACCTGACGACGTGGAACTTCGGCAAGCTCCCCGAGCTTCTCGAAATCCGGCGCGGCGGGCATACGCTGTTCGGCTATCCGGCGCTCGTCGATCGCGGCACGCATTGCGACGTCGAAGTGTTCGATTCGCCGGATGAGGCCGCGCGCATCCATCGCGCGGGCTTGCGGCGGTTGTTCGCGCTGCAGTTGCGCGAGCCGATCAAATACCTCGAAAAGAATCTGCCGGGCTTGCGCGAAATGGCGATGCAGTTCATGCCGCGCGGTACGCAGGAAGAACTGCGCGATCAACTGATCGACACCGCGCTCGACCGCGCGTGCCTGCAAGACCCGCTGCCCGACGACGACGCGAGCTTCCACGCGCGCAAGGACGAAGGTCGCAGCCGGCTGACGTTGCTCGCGCAAGAGATTGCCCGCCTCGGCGGACAGATTCTTGGCGAGTATTCGGCCGTCGTGAAGAAACTCGCGCAGGCGAAGCCGTTCGCCGCTGCATTTGCCGACATGCAGAACCAGTTGGACGCGCTGATCGGCAAACGCTTTATCGTCGATACGCCGTACACTCAGATGACGCATTTCCCGCGCTATCTGAAGGGCATCGCGCTGCGCATCGACAAACTGAAAGCGGATTCGGCACGCGACGCGCGCCAGTTCGCCGAGCTTCAGCCGCTCGCGCAGAACTACCAGCGAGCGCTCGCGCAGCGGGGCGGCGTGCCGGATGCCCGGCTTGCCGAGTTCCGCTGGCTGCTGGAGGAACTGCGCGTGTCGCTGTTCGCGCAAGAACTGCGCACGCCGATGCCTGTTTCCGTCAAGCGTCTCTACAAGGTGTGGGAGTCGATGCAGCGTTGA